AGAAAGAGGACTCCGGCAAAGAAGCTTAAAAGGAGGAAATATTCTCCCTTCAACTTCACATCGCCTCGGGAAGCCAAGTTCATCATTCAACAAAGGAGGAGCACCGGGGCTACTTTTCCAGGAGTTTCACCTTGAGCCCATATTCCTTGAATCTCTCAAAGCTCCTGTCGCAAGTGAAGAGGGTCATGTTGTGGGCTATTGCAGTTGCCGCGATTAGCAGGTCTTTCATTGGAGGTCTCTGCCCCTCTGAGGTCAAATCCTTGAATATCTCTCCAACCACTTCGGCGCTTGCCCTGTCAAAGTCCACAACCGGCATCTTCTCAAGGGCAAGTCTCTGTCTGGGCTTAAGTCTGCCACAGAGGAGCTTAAAGAGGACTATGAAGGGAAGTGCATACTCCTCCTCGGGAAGAAGTTGGGTGGAAACCTTGGTATTCCCCTTGAACAGTTCAATCACCACGCTGGTGTCCAAGAGTCCATCCATTCCTCAACCTCCTTCATTTCCTTCTCGAACTCCTTGGCCTCTTCCTCACTCATTGCCCCAAAGGCTATCATGAGCACGTCGAGGTTGCCCTTCTTTTTCTTGCCTATGAACTCCCTGAGGAGTTCTGAGAAGCTCTTCTTACCCTTCATCTTAACGAGCTCGTAATAGAGGTCATCGGCTATGGTTATAGTCTTACCCAAGGGCATTACCTATAAGTGCATGCATGCACGAAATAGATAAACATTTCGAAACCCTTATAACTTATGCTCCCGTAAGTTACTTACGGTGGCGTGAGTGCTGTTCGACCTGAGACCGAAAGACAAAAGAGAGGAGATTTTTGACAGGGAGATGGAGTTCAGAGAGCTTGAAAAGAGCGTTGAGCGCTATCCACTAACGCTTCTCCTCGGGATAAGACGCGTTGGAAAGAGTTCCATCCTTAGAGCTTATCTCAACGAAAACCCCGGAATCCTGATAGACTGCCGGGAGCTCTACGCCGAGAGGGGCCACATAACAAAGGAAGACCTAATCAAAGAGCTCCAGTCAAAGGGAAGTCTCATCCAAAGGGTATCCTCCAAGTTCAAAGTAAAGCTCAACATGAGGTTCCTTGAAGTCGAGCCAAGAGAAGTTCCGCTGAGGGACGTTTTCAGGGAGCTGAACGAGTTTGGTGGGAAAACGGAGAAATTCATCATCGCCTTTGATGAGGCACAGTACCTGAGGTTCTACGGTTCGAGGGGCGGAAAAGAACTGTTGGCCTTGTTTGCCCACGCTTACGACAGCCTGCCGAATCTTCGAATCGTTCTAACGGGCTCGGAGGTCGGTTTGCTTCACGACTTTCTTGGGATAAACGACTACGAAAGTCCGCTCTACGGCAGAATTGGGGGAGAGGTTTACGTCAAGCCCTTTGATGAAGAAACTTCAAGGGCCTTCCTGAGGGCAGGATTCGAGGAGACAGGGATAAAAGTCCCAGCGGAGGACATTGAAAGGGCGGTCTCCGTTCTCGACGGCATACCGGGCTGGCTTGTGCTGTTCGGGGTGAAATACCTCGAAAAGAGAGATTTTGACAATGCGTTGAAGGCATCCCTCGAAGTTGCAAAGGCCCTTGTCCTGGGGGAGATATCGGAGCTGGAGAGGAGGAGCAGGAGATACATCCAAATTCTGAGGGCAATTGCGCTCGGCTACGATAGGTGGGGCCTCATAAGGGACTACCTGGAGGTAAAGGGGATGAAAACTCCCGAGCCCAGGCTCTACGAGCTTCTCAGGAACCTGGAAAAGATGGGATGGGTTGAGAAGGAAGATGGGAGGTACTCCCTGACGGACCCGGTGGTTAGATTAATCCTGAGCAAATAATGAATTTAACCCGCAAACATTCCCCAGGCAACCCACAGCTGGCCGAGAACAATTAGTGTTAGGAGCAGAGCCGTACCCTTTCCGATTCTCTTGGGCCCGTAAAAGCCCACCAGCCCGAAGAGGAAGTTCAGCGCCGAAAGCTCAAAAAGAGCATTCACAACCCTGTCGTTTCTTCCGAAGGCGATTAGTTCCGTGAGGTAGTGGGGGGCAGAAATGTCGCCAGCGTGAAGCGCGATGAGCCTGACCGCCAGGAGAGTTGCCGTAAAGATAAGGTTGAGCTTCATTATCTCAACAAGAAAATTCCTGTTTGGTTCTCTCCCCTTGAGAAGCCTGTAGAGACAGGGAAGAAACCCCAACACCCATATTACCATGGAGACCAGCAGAACGAAAAACGAGAATATTCGAGCGAACATCGCAACGGCGTTGAGGACTCCCCACAGGGGATTCTCTGTTAGGAGAACTGCCGAAGAAAACAGCCCCCAGAAAATAAGTGCATTTGCGACGGTATTAAAAACCTCTTTGGAGAGGTAGAGCCTCCCGTGGGTTTTCTCGATAATTTCCGAAAGTCTTTTAACGTCCCTTCGCGAGTAGCCGTAGCGTTCAAGGGTCCTCCCAACGAAGTACAAAGCCACGAGGAGGAAGATGATTAGGAGGAGAAAAATCGAGACGATGTTTGGGAGCGAGAAGTTTTTCTCCTTTCCTGGAAAGAGAACCCAGATGACAACCCAGAAGACGATGGTCAACAGCCATGGAATGAAGTAGTCTTTGATGAAGACCCGCATGGCCGTTAATATTCAGCGGGGTAAATAACCCTTTCGGCCGAACTCAAGCGAAGGGAATAAAATCAGGGAAGGGGAATTCTCTCAACCTCGATTCTGTCAAAGGTCGGGTACTCCTCAACGATGAAGAACCTAACGTCGCCCTCTATCACCTCGGCGAGCTCGATAGCCACTTCTTCGGGCATCTCTATCCTGCCATTCTCGCGGTTGACGTGGAGCCACTCCGCTGGAACTTCAGCCTCGTTGACGAGAAGGTCGTAGAGCTCATCCAAATCCCCGTATTCCGCGATGCCAAAGCGGAGCGTTCCGTCTTCAGTCACTTCCATGTAGGGCCTTGCCACGTTTTTAGCCATCCTCTTAAGCCTGTTCCTGAGTTGTACAGCGTCCTTCAGCTTCGCAGTGCAGAGGTGGTAGCTCAGTGAGGTGTTTTTCTCACCCCACTCAAGGAGCTTAAGGCCCTGCTCAAGGGAGCCCTTTATTGCTGAGCTCTCGTCGCTTATAGGCCCGTAACCCCTGTCGAGGAGGTTCCTCAGGTTTGTCTCGCTGAACTCAAGCTCGTTCACGTTGAGGAACTTCGCCCCAAGGTCATCAAGAAATTCAGCGTACCACTTCATCCTCTCGAACTGGCCCGGAATCGAGGGTATCTCGCCACCAACATCCCAGTCGAAGTCGAAGGCGTTCTTTATGTTCTCTATCTCAACCTTGAAGAGCCTCGAATTTGGATTGAAGAGGTCGGGGTGGAATCGTATCTCGTCTAAACCAGCATCGTAGAGCTTTTCGAGGTTCTTTTTTGTGGCCAGAGCTCCGGTGGTGTATAGGTGGACGTGGAAGTCCTCGCCAAAGGCCTCCTTTAGGGCCTTAATATATTCAACGGTCCTGTTAAGCCTCGCCATCGGGTCGCCACCGGTCACTCCAGCTCCCTTAGCTTCTTGGATAATTGCCTCCTCGATGATGTCATCAACGCTTTTCACGGGCCTCTCGTTGGCGTAAACAACGTCCTCCCTTCTCCATTGACTTAGGGGGCAGTAGAAGCAGTCCCTT
The Thermococcus sp. DNA segment above includes these coding regions:
- a CDS encoding type II toxin-antitoxin system VapC family toxin, whose product is MDGLLDTSVVIELFKGNTKVSTQLLPEEEYALPFIVLFKLLCGRLKPRQRLALEKMPVVDFDRASAEVVGEIFKDLTSEGQRPPMKDLLIAATAIAHNMTLFTCDRSFERFKEYGLKVKLLEK
- a CDS encoding antitoxin VapB family protein: MGKTITIADDLYYELVKMKGKKSFSELLREFIGKKKKGNLDVLMIAFGAMSEEEAKEFEKEMKEVEEWMDSWTPAW
- a CDS encoding ATP-binding protein, which encodes MLFDLRPKDKREEIFDREMEFRELEKSVERYPLTLLLGIRRVGKSSILRAYLNENPGILIDCRELYAERGHITKEDLIKELQSKGSLIQRVSSKFKVKLNMRFLEVEPREVPLRDVFRELNEFGGKTEKFIIAFDEAQYLRFYGSRGGKELLALFAHAYDSLPNLRIVLTGSEVGLLHDFLGINDYESPLYGRIGGEVYVKPFDEETSRAFLRAGFEETGIKVPAEDIERAVSVLDGIPGWLVLFGVKYLEKRDFDNALKASLEVAKALVLGEISELERRSRRYIQILRAIALGYDRWGLIRDYLEVKGMKTPEPRLYELLRNLEKMGWVEKEDGRYSLTDPVVRLILSK
- a CDS encoding radical SAM protein, whose protein sequence is MVWETPYFSYAVRELPRGCQLCVRGEKLVLFTTGVCPRDCFYCPLSQWRREDVVYANERPVKSVDDIIEEAIIQEAKGAGVTGGDPMARLNRTVEYIKALKEAFGEDFHVHLYTTGALATKKNLEKLYDAGLDEIRFHPDLFNPNSRLFKVEIENIKNAFDFDWDVGGEIPSIPGQFERMKWYAEFLDDLGAKFLNVNELEFSETNLRNLLDRGYGPISDESSAIKGSLEQGLKLLEWGEKNTSLSYHLCTAKLKDAVQLRNRLKRMAKNVARPYMEVTEDGTLRFGIAEYGDLDELYDLLVNEAEVPAEWLHVNRENGRIEMPEEVAIELAEVIEGDVRFFIVEEYPTFDRIEVERIPLP